One Actinoplanes missouriensis 431 DNA segment encodes these proteins:
- a CDS encoding AMP-binding protein, translating into MTTFRQAREFLLAHRDDYDTAYRDFRWPQLDTFNWAIDWFDAEAAGEAGPRTALWIVEEDGSEQRHTFAEMSARSSRVANWLRGLGVRRGDRVILMLGNQVELWECLLATMKLGAVVIPATPLLGPADLRDRLDRGRAAHVIVGAADTGKFADVKGDYTRIAVGAPQAGWIAYADADDADAAFTPDGVTRADDSLLLYFTSGTTALPKLVEHTHASYPVGHLSTMYWIGLRPGDVHLNISSPGWAKHAWSNVFAPWNALACVFIYNYRRFDASSLLTQMDRCGVTSFCAPPTVWRMLVQSDLTQLRNPPATVVGAGEPLNPEVIEQVQRAWGVTIRDGFGQTETTVQIANTPGQTVKPGSMGRPTPGYKVALVDPATGAESDEGEICLDLRERPLGLMLGYHGDPDRNAEAMAGGYYHTGDIGSRDADGYVTYVGRTDDVFKASDYRISPFELESVLIEHDAVAEAAVVPSPDPVRLAVPKAYVALAEGWSPTAETARAILLHCRENLAPYKRIRRIEFAELPKTISGKIRRVELRERPDATGEFREEDLF; encoded by the coding sequence ATGACCACGTTCCGGCAGGCCCGTGAGTTCCTCCTGGCGCACCGCGACGATTACGACACCGCCTATCGGGATTTCCGGTGGCCGCAGCTGGACACCTTCAACTGGGCGATCGACTGGTTCGACGCGGAGGCGGCCGGCGAGGCGGGGCCGCGGACGGCGCTGTGGATCGTGGAGGAGGACGGCTCGGAGCAGCGGCACACGTTCGCCGAGATGTCCGCGCGGTCGAGCCGGGTGGCGAACTGGCTGCGCGGCCTCGGGGTGAGGCGCGGCGACCGGGTGATCCTGATGCTCGGCAACCAGGTGGAGCTGTGGGAGTGCCTGCTCGCGACGATGAAGCTGGGCGCCGTGGTGATCCCGGCGACGCCGCTGCTCGGGCCGGCTGACCTGCGGGACCGCCTCGACCGGGGGCGAGCCGCGCACGTGATCGTCGGTGCGGCGGACACCGGCAAGTTCGCGGACGTGAAGGGTGATTACACGCGGATCGCGGTCGGCGCCCCGCAGGCCGGCTGGATCGCATACGCGGATGCCGACGACGCCGATGCGGCGTTCACCCCCGATGGCGTGACCAGGGCGGACGACTCGCTGCTGCTCTATTTCACCTCCGGGACCACCGCGCTGCCGAAACTCGTCGAGCACACCCACGCGTCCTACCCCGTCGGGCATCTGTCGACGATGTACTGGATCGGGCTGCGCCCCGGCGACGTGCATCTGAACATCTCCTCCCCCGGCTGGGCGAAGCACGCGTGGAGCAACGTCTTCGCGCCGTGGAACGCGCTGGCATGCGTGTTCATCTACAACTACAGACGCTTCGACGCGTCGAGTCTGCTTACACAGATGGACAGATGCGGGGTGACGAGTTTCTGCGCGCCGCCGACGGTGTGGCGGATGCTGGTGCAGTCCGACCTGACGCAGTTGCGGAACCCGCCGGCCACTGTGGTCGGCGCCGGGGAGCCGCTCAACCCCGAGGTGATCGAGCAGGTGCAGCGGGCCTGGGGTGTGACGATCCGGGACGGGTTCGGGCAGACCGAGACGACCGTGCAGATCGCCAACACCCCCGGTCAGACCGTGAAGCCCGGCTCGATGGGCCGGCCGACGCCCGGCTATAAGGTGGCGCTGGTCGACCCGGCGACCGGCGCCGAGAGCGACGAGGGCGAAATCTGCCTCGACCTGCGCGAACGCCCTCTCGGACTGATGCTCGGCTACCACGGCGACCCCGACCGCAACGCCGAGGCGATGGCCGGCGGCTACTACCACACCGGCGACATCGGTTCCCGCGATGCGGACGGTTATGTCACCTATGTGGGACGCACGGATGACGTGTTCAAGGCCTCGGACTACCGGATCTCGCCGTTCGAGCTGGAGAGCGTGCTGATCGAGCACGACGCGGTGGCCGAGGCCGCGGTGGTGCCGTCCCCGGATCCGGTGCGGCTCGCGGTGCCGAAGGCCTATGTGGCGCTCGCCGAGGGCTGGTCGCCGACCGCGGAGACGGCCCGGGCGATCCTGCTGCACTGCCGGGAGAATCTGGCGCCCTACAAGCGCATTCGCCGTATCGAGTTCGCCGAGCTGCCGAAAACGATCTCCGGCAAGATCCGCCGGGTGGAGTTGCGAGAGCGCCCCGACGCCACCGGAGAATTCCGGGAGGAAGACCTTTTCTGA